The Apium graveolens cultivar Ventura chromosome 11, ASM990537v1, whole genome shotgun sequence genome has a window encoding:
- the LOC141695138 gene encoding mitochondrial import inner membrane translocase subunit Tim13, translating to MDSFSNPSASGGSSPPISQEDFMNQLKTQLAQAYAEEFLETVRGKCFDKCITKPGSSLSGGESSCVSRCVDRYIEATGIISRALFSSQR from the exons atGGATTCGTTTTCAAACCCCTCAGCGAGCGGCGGATCATCACCTCCTATTTCACAAGAAGATTTCATGAATCAACTCAAAACCCAACTCGCTCAGGCCTATGCTGAGGAATTTCTCGAG ACTGTTAGAGGAAAGTGCTTTGACAAGTGCATCACAAAACCTGGCAGTAGCTTAAGCGGTGGTGAAAGTAGCTGCGTTTCCAGGTGTGTTGATCGTTATATTGAAGCCACTGGTATAATCAGCAGAGCTCTTTTCTCTTCCCAACGCTGA